Part of the Candidatus Dependentiae bacterium genome is shown below.
ATTTGCAACTGGGCGAAATCCAAGCCATGCATCAATTGCAGTTACCACTGGTATTTTAGAAGTTCTTGACACACACGAGTTGCGCGGCGTACTTGCTCATGAATTATCGCACGTAAAAAATAGGGACATTTTAGTTTCAACTATTGCTGCCACTGTAGCAACTGCTATTGGATATTTAGCAAACATGATACAATACGCAGCATTTTGGGGTTCAATGAGTAACGACCGACGCCAACGCGGTAATCCTATTTTTATGCTATTAGTTGCAATGCTTATGCCCATTGCAGCAATGCTCATTCAACTTGCTATTTCTCGATCACGTGAATATTTAGCAGATGAAACAGGATCACATTACTCACATGATCCACTTGCACTTGCAAGCGCATTAGAAAAATTACACAACAACATCCCGCGTGCGCATATGGACAATAAAGATGCAACACGTGCAACTACCGCACCACTATTTATTGTCCACCCATTTACTACGAATGGATGGGCTTCTTTATTTTCTACGCATCCACCAATGCGCAAACGAGTTGAACGATTACAAAAATTATACGAACAAATGCATGGCAAGCGATTTTAAATGCTTTTATTTACAAAAGGTTTACCTCATGTCACTGAAACATTCTTCAAGCACTCTATTGGAACCACAGGAACAATTAGTCATTTCTTATGAATTACTTTGCCTTTTGCATTGGTTTATGGAACATGACAATGCCAAGTTTAGACGAATGCTAAAAACTGCATTAAAAAAAGGTTTGTATAAAAAAATAGTCAATAAGCAAGATCTAGAGCAATTTAAAACACTTGAAAATATTCAACACACAATTTTGGACTTTTTTGGCATGCTTGAAGCACTTTTTATTGAAGCATTTTCTGAGTACGAGACAGAACAAATTGCACAAAAAAGCATACTGCCAGAGCTTGATCATATCGACTCAAAACAC
Proteins encoded:
- a CDS encoding zinc metalloprotease HtpX; amino-acid sequence: MNKIKTVLLLGALSSLLLLLGQLFGGTAGLQFALIMALVMNGIAYFFSETIVLKMYRAQKLDAEKYSWLYDIVQKLALTMKIPMPKLWLINTPMANAFATGRNPSHASIAVTTGILEVLDTHELRGVLAHELSHVKNRDILVSTIAATVATAIGYLANMIQYAAFWGSMSNDRRQRGNPIFMLLVAMLMPIAAMLIQLAISRSREYLADETGSHYSHDPLALASALEKLHNNIPRAHMDNKDATRATTAPLFIVHPFTTNGWASLFSTHPPMRKRVERLQKLYEQMHGKRF